A section of the Sporosarcina sp. ANT_H38 genome encodes:
- a CDS encoding MarR family winged helix-turn-helix transcriptional regulator, which yields MENNKLKAFTVLLRASQSIQEVNKKSVATFGLNQTEFAVLELLYHKGEQPIQIIGKKILISSSSITYVVDKLEKKNYIFRRACPDDRRVTYAVMTSEGKEFMDKNFSQHQKKIEQIFEQLTDEDITKTIDLLKQIGYHAEKL from the coding sequence ATGGAAAATAATAAGTTAAAAGCATTTACAGTTTTACTTCGTGCTTCCCAATCGATTCAGGAAGTTAATAAAAAAAGTGTAGCCACATTCGGATTAAATCAAACCGAATTCGCTGTTCTAGAATTGTTGTACCATAAAGGGGAACAGCCAATACAAATTATTGGAAAAAAGATTCTTATTTCAAGTAGTAGTATTACTTATGTCGTAGATAAGCTTGAAAAAAAGAACTATATTTTTCGTAGAGCGTGTCCAGATGATCGTCGCGTAACTTATGCTGTTATGACGAGTGAAGGAAAAGAGTTTATGGATAAAAATTTCTCTCAGCATCAAAAGAAAATTGAGCAGATTTTTGAACAGTTAACAGATGAGGATATTACTAAAACAATTGACCTTCTGAAACAAATTGGATACCATGCAGAAAAACTATAA